In Paraburkholderia bryophila, a single genomic region encodes these proteins:
- a CDS encoding putative quinol monooxygenase, giving the protein MSEIAVVAISVAKPGYEEQLRQALEGIVGPTRKEQGVLQYDLHRDLQEPRRFVFVERWESQEALAAHAKSAHIAAYKQAVTDWVEHSEIRVVSKIV; this is encoded by the coding sequence ATGTCGGAAATCGCAGTGGTCGCAATCTCGGTCGCGAAGCCGGGCTATGAAGAGCAACTGCGTCAGGCGCTCGAAGGTATCGTCGGACCGACGCGCAAAGAGCAGGGCGTACTTCAGTACGATCTGCATCGCGACCTGCAGGAGCCGCGCCGGTTTGTGTTCGTCGAGCGTTGGGAAAGTCAGGAGGCGCTGGCGGCGCATGCCAAGTCCGCGCATATCGCGGCGTATAAGCAAGCCGTGACGGACTGGGTCGAACACTCGGAAATTCGGGTGGTGTCGAAGATCGTGTAA
- a CDS encoding YdcF family protein, whose product MILFTLLALFFAAIVLWKRARRPLAVGAIAVFWLLAAGWLTAPLLDLAQPREQTAMPARFAPRTAIILLGGGTLYDRDHVLVPPHDVLARIAVSAQNYAACKRSATTCQVIVSGGNPQRHGATEADTYLPYLLRDQVPRADIVLENASRTTYENARNVSAILNRSRYDTLILVTSAYQMPRALLDFQHFGLEPQPMISNARRAQLGVLPRYDNLVSAETALHELVGIAQFYVYRAIGWF is encoded by the coding sequence TTGATTCTATTCACTTTATTGGCGCTTTTTTTTGCAGCAATCGTGCTATGGAAACGCGCCCGCCGCCCCCTTGCCGTCGGCGCAATCGCCGTGTTCTGGTTGCTCGCCGCGGGCTGGCTCACCGCGCCTTTGCTGGATCTCGCGCAGCCGCGCGAACAGACCGCGATGCCTGCCCGATTCGCGCCGCGCACCGCGATCATCCTGCTCGGCGGCGGCACCCTCTACGATCGCGACCATGTGCTCGTGCCGCCGCACGACGTCCTCGCGCGCATTGCCGTGAGCGCGCAGAACTACGCCGCCTGCAAGCGGAGCGCGACCACCTGCCAGGTGATCGTCAGCGGCGGCAATCCGCAGCGGCATGGCGCGACGGAGGCCGATACCTATCTGCCCTATCTGCTGCGCGACCAGGTGCCGCGCGCGGATATCGTGCTGGAAAACGCCAGCCGCACCACCTACGAAAACGCCCGCAACGTATCGGCCATTCTCAACCGATCACGCTACGACACCTTGATACTCGTCACGTCCGCCTACCAGATGCCACGCGCACTGCTCGACTTCCAGCATTTCGGTCTCGAGCCACAACCGATGATCTCGAACGCGCGCCGCGCACAACTCGGTGTGCTCCCGCGTTATGACAATCTGGTAAGCGCGGAAACTGCATTGCACGAGTTGGTCGGCATCGCGCAGTTTTATGTGTATCGCGCGATTGGATGGTTTTGA
- the recB gene encoding exodeoxyribonuclease V subunit beta: protein MSGAVHSYALVAEELDVFGCSLDGVNQIEASAGTGKTWNICALYVRLLLEKNLNADQILVVTFTKAATAELHERIRGRLAELHRAIEMDDDGGDPFIQRLFETTLAPDSGIERDAALKVVRRALRTFDQAAIHTIHAFCQRALQEAPFAAAMPFAFEMEADDAALRFEMAADFWREQVEPIAHAHPAFAAWLVAKRAGPASLDEQLARRLKKPLAQLRWGTVDASGGSADPQAGFDAACEVWQAERDGIVRLLADAQDRLSKTTHKPDHVSAAIAAWTDYFAQGDCHAPPPRAALKLTVSALKKATKVKFEPPEHVFFEHAEALAAAVIAAEAAQRARWLSLVETWLDYAPAELVARKRTRRVVSFDDLLSNLYRALEANPWLADALRARYPAALIDEFQDTDPLQFAIFSRIFAPAGPLFLVGDPKQAIYSFRAADLHTYLAARAAASACYTLAVNQRSTAPIVEACNRFFEANPRAFVLDGLDYQPVRAGERRRAPFVDPDASGGDFRIWTLPQGDAALTKRDAQREASEACAAEIVRLLRGARHGAVTIGDAPLAPGNIAVLVQTHRQGSLIKRVLAAWGVGSVELAQASVFATLDAEQIERVLAAVDTPGDLRRLRAALATDWLGLDATSLWRIEQVADAPAPADDPAHAADAMGWVERFSRYRTLWHERGFAVMWRTLMRELRVAQRLVAGVDGERRLTNVNHLAELVQARAATQPGIAPTLRWLAAQRTQGGGEDAQLRLESDRNLVQIVTVHKSKGLEYAVVFCPFLNDGALREPPSSGLPDAREYHDDDGAAVLHYGCDDEEAERASRYASREQAAERARLVYVALTRAVYRCYLVAGTYLSSRSTKESRRSVLNWLAGGGAHSFDDWLAEPPDEAALAASWQALAGGPVTLQPLPKVERRVPLESLQDSGARMQARASRRPLRDQWRMASFSGLIAAGSKAEEMHAPAEDVRPDHDEIADALAPPPMLVPAPQTPSYAADDILAFPRGAAAGECLHRMFELADFSDPTTWPDAIRGALRERPAPAVPELAARLPAMMHNLLTDIVNTELVPGMTLASLNPQRRLNELEFLFAAPSLVFPALRELLIEHGYPDVALEPGVLRGFVKGFIDMIVEHDGRFWVVDWKSNHLGDTVADYGSAPLEVAMASHAYHLQALLYTVALHRYLKTRVRDYTYETHIGGYLYLFVRGVRPDWRDADAAAGVHVRRPAFELVALLDAAMIGGGV, encoded by the coding sequence ATGAGCGGCGCCGTGCACAGTTATGCGCTGGTCGCCGAAGAGCTCGATGTGTTCGGCTGTTCGCTCGACGGCGTGAACCAGATCGAGGCGTCGGCGGGCACCGGCAAGACGTGGAACATCTGCGCGTTGTACGTGCGCTTGCTGCTCGAAAAGAACCTGAACGCGGATCAGATTCTCGTCGTCACGTTCACGAAAGCGGCGACCGCCGAACTGCACGAACGGATCCGCGGTCGTCTCGCGGAGCTGCATCGCGCGATCGAAATGGACGACGACGGCGGCGATCCGTTTATCCAGCGTCTCTTTGAAACGACGCTGGCGCCGGACAGCGGCATCGAGCGCGACGCTGCGTTGAAGGTGGTGCGGCGCGCGCTGCGCACCTTCGACCAGGCGGCGATTCACACCATTCACGCTTTCTGTCAGCGCGCGCTGCAGGAGGCGCCGTTCGCCGCCGCAATGCCGTTCGCGTTCGAAATGGAAGCCGACGACGCCGCGTTGCGTTTCGAAATGGCCGCCGATTTCTGGCGCGAACAGGTCGAACCGATTGCGCACGCGCATCCCGCGTTCGCCGCATGGCTGGTGGCCAAACGCGCCGGTCCCGCTTCGCTCGACGAGCAACTCGCGCGGCGTCTGAAAAAGCCGTTGGCGCAATTGCGCTGGGGCACGGTGGACGCGAGCGGCGGCAGCGCCGATCCGCAAGCCGGCTTCGACGCCGCTTGCGAAGTCTGGCAAGCGGAGCGCGACGGAATTGTCCGCCTGCTCGCCGATGCGCAAGACCGTCTGAGCAAGACCACTCACAAGCCTGACCATGTGAGCGCCGCGATCGCCGCGTGGACCGATTACTTCGCGCAAGGCGATTGCCATGCGCCGCCGCCGCGTGCCGCGTTGAAGCTCACCGTGTCGGCGTTGAAGAAGGCGACCAAGGTCAAGTTCGAACCGCCCGAACACGTGTTCTTCGAGCACGCGGAAGCGCTCGCGGCAGCCGTGATTGCGGCCGAAGCCGCGCAACGCGCGCGCTGGCTCTCGCTCGTCGAGACCTGGCTCGACTACGCGCCGGCCGAACTGGTTGCGCGCAAGCGTACCCGCCGGGTGGTGTCGTTCGACGATCTGTTGTCCAACCTGTACCGGGCGCTTGAAGCGAATCCGTGGCTGGCCGATGCCTTGCGCGCACGCTATCCGGCCGCGCTGATCGACGAGTTCCAGGATACCGATCCGCTGCAGTTCGCGATCTTCAGCCGCATCTTCGCGCCGGCCGGTCCGCTGTTTCTGGTCGGCGATCCGAAGCAGGCCATCTACAGTTTTCGCGCGGCGGATCTGCATACGTATCTGGCGGCGCGCGCGGCGGCGTCCGCGTGTTACACGCTGGCGGTCAATCAGCGCTCGACCGCGCCGATCGTCGAAGCGTGCAACCGTTTCTTCGAAGCCAACCCGCGAGCGTTCGTGCTGGACGGCCTCGACTATCAACCGGTGCGCGCGGGCGAACGGCGCCGGGCGCCCTTCGTCGATCCCGACGCGAGCGGCGGCGATTTCCGCATCTGGACCTTGCCGCAAGGCGACGCCGCGCTGACCAAGCGCGACGCGCAGCGCGAAGCGAGCGAAGCGTGCGCCGCCGAGATCGTGCGTCTGTTGCGCGGCGCGCGACACGGCGCGGTGACGATCGGCGACGCGCCGCTCGCGCCGGGCAATATCGCGGTGCTGGTGCAAACGCACCGGCAGGGCAGTCTGATCAAACGCGTGCTGGCGGCGTGGGGCGTCGGCAGTGTCGAGCTGGCGCAGGCCTCGGTGTTCGCTACGCTCGACGCCGAGCAGATCGAACGCGTGCTGGCCGCCGTCGATACGCCCGGCGATCTGCGTCGTCTGCGCGCCGCGCTGGCGACCGACTGGCTCGGTCTCGACGCCACGTCGCTGTGGCGCATCGAGCAGGTCGCCGACGCACCCGCGCCCGCCGACGATCCCGCGCATGCCGCGGACGCGATGGGTTGGGTCGAACGTTTTTCGCGCTATCGCACGCTGTGGCATGAGCGAGGTTTCGCGGTGATGTGGCGCACGCTGATGCGCGAACTGCGCGTCGCGCAGCGGCTGGTGGCGGGCGTCGACGGCGAGCGCCGTCTGACGAACGTGAATCATCTGGCCGAACTGGTGCAGGCGCGCGCCGCGACCCAGCCCGGGATCGCGCCCACGTTGCGCTGGCTGGCCGCGCAACGCACCCAGGGCGGCGGCGAAGACGCGCAGTTGCGGCTCGAATCGGACCGCAACCTCGTGCAGATCGTGACCGTGCACAAATCGAAAGGGCTCGAATACGCGGTGGTGTTCTGTCCGTTCCTGAACGACGGCGCGTTGCGCGAGCCGCCGTCGTCCGGATTGCCCGACGCACGCGAGTATCACGACGACGACGGCGCGGCCGTGCTGCACTACGGTTGCGACGACGAAGAGGCCGAACGCGCGTCGCGCTATGCGTCGCGCGAGCAGGCGGCAGAACGTGCGCGGCTCGTGTATGTGGCGCTGACGCGCGCGGTGTACCGCTGCTATCTGGTCGCCGGCACTTATCTGTCGTCGCGCTCGACCAAGGAGTCGCGCCGCAGCGTGCTGAACTGGCTGGCAGGCGGTGGCGCTCACAGTTTCGACGACTGGCTCGCCGAGCCGCCCGACGAAGCCGCGCTGGCCGCGAGCTGGCAGGCGCTGGCGGGCGGCCCGGTGACGCTGCAGCCGTTACCTAAGGTGGAGCGCCGCGTGCCGTTGGAGAGCCTGCAGGACAGCGGCGCGAGGATGCAGGCGCGTGCCAGTCGCCGGCCGTTGCGCGATCAGTGGCGGATGGCGAGTTTCAGCGGACTGATCGCGGCCGGCAGCAAGGCCGAGGAGATGCATGCGCCGGCGGAAGACGTGCGTCCCGATCACGACGAGATCGCGGATGCGCTCGCGCCGCCGCCTATGCTCGTGCCCGCGCCGCAAACGCCGTCTTACGCGGCAGACGACATTCTCGCGTTTCCGCGCGGCGCGGCGGCGGGCGAGTGTCTGCATCGCATGTTTGAACTCGCTGACTTTAGCGATCCGACTACGTGGCCGGATGCGATTCGCGGCGCGCTGCGCGAACGTCCGGCGCCGGCTGTGCCGGAACTCGCCGCGCGTCTGCCCGCGATGATGCATAACCTGCTGACCGACATCGTCAACACCGAACTCGTGCCGGGCATGACGCTCGCCAGCTTGAATCCGCAACGGCGGCTGAACGAACTCGAGTTTCTGTTTGCCGCGCCGTCGCTCGTTTTCCCGGCGTTGCGCGAACTGCTGATCGAACACGGCTATCCCGATGTCGCACTGGAACCCGGCGTGCTGCGGGGTTTCGTCAAAGGATTTATCGACATGATCGTCGAGCACGACGGACGCTTCTGGGTCGTCGACTGGAAGTCGAACCATCTTGGCGACACCGTCGCCGACTATGGGTCGGCGCCGCTCGAAGTTGCGATGGCGAGCCACGCGTATCACCTGCAGGCTTTGCTTTATACGGTCGCTTTGCATCGCTATCTGAAGACGCGGGTGCGCGATTACACGTACGAGACGCATATCGGCGGCTACCTGTATCTGTTCGTGCGCGGGGTGCGTCCGGATTGGCGGGATGCCGACGCGGCAGCCGGCGTGCATGTGCGCCGGCCCGCGTTCGAGCTGGTGGCGCTGCTCGACGCGGCCATGATTGGAGGTGGCGTATGA
- the recD gene encoding exodeoxyribonuclease V subunit alpha produces the protein MSTFDQSASAPPEIDDIGVSLPAPADFSVALAEGFARRIGTLARRGGALTEAVKWAARGAFAASRATDEGHVCVPLAVLARRFDATSAEVRAALFASGMASDGSQTSAALRPLVIDGQGRLYLARYYDYERRLARSLVAHAGAGDNADLETNAQADAATLHQRLLRYFGPPRDDEVDWQRVAAVMALSGRLTIVSGGPGTGKTTTVVGVLACLLDACADLRIALAAPTGKAAQRMQEALLARAGDLPPELAARLPQTSYTLHRLLGSGPGGRFRHHRDNPLPYDVVVIDEASMIDVAMAAHLLDAIAPQTRLVMLGDKDQLAAVEAGAVFAELSARPAFTQPGLQRIADALGIDNARLAQALPDVSRGADEEPDAFFAHTDTGAPHDAASSAPHANNPLADCVVWLERNYRFGLDSPIGRLSVAIRNGSAGAALDVLVIDPVEACAAALHEDTQATLAERTVARLAAGFAPYADALAEALATDTPDPLPLFDALNRFRILCATRSGPRGVDQVNTVMAAQVRRSAGVTLAVGAHWFAGRPVMVTRNDYALGLFNGDIGIALPGAGGALRVYFRTGDGGLRAVSPAALPPHDTAFALTVHKSQGSEFEHAVLMLPAVFSRVLSRELVYTAITRARERVEVIGSQAVLAQAIATPTQRDSGLAARIAEAWR, from the coding sequence ATGAGCACGTTCGACCAGAGCGCGTCGGCGCCACCGGAAATCGACGACATCGGCGTGAGTCTGCCCGCGCCGGCCGATTTCAGCGTCGCGCTGGCCGAGGGTTTTGCACGCCGCATCGGGACGCTGGCGCGGCGTGGCGGGGCGTTGACCGAAGCGGTGAAATGGGCGGCGCGGGGCGCGTTCGCCGCGAGCCGCGCGACCGATGAAGGCCACGTGTGCGTGCCGCTTGCGGTGCTGGCGCGGCGCTTCGATGCGACGAGCGCTGAAGTGCGCGCGGCGTTGTTCGCGAGCGGCATGGCCAGCGACGGGTCGCAGACTTCGGCGGCGTTGCGGCCGCTGGTGATCGATGGGCAAGGGCGCTTGTACCTCGCGCGTTACTACGATTACGAGCGGCGGTTGGCGCGCTCGCTGGTGGCGCATGCGGGGGCGGGTGACAACGCCGACCTCGAAACGAACGCGCAAGCCGACGCCGCAACCCTGCACCAACGCCTGCTACGCTACTTCGGCCCACCCAGAGACGACGAAGTCGACTGGCAGCGCGTCGCGGCCGTCATGGCATTGTCGGGGCGTCTGACGATCGTCAGCGGCGGACCGGGCACCGGCAAGACCACCACCGTGGTCGGCGTGCTGGCCTGTCTGCTCGATGCCTGCGCCGATTTGCGCATCGCCCTCGCGGCGCCCACCGGCAAGGCCGCGCAACGCATGCAGGAAGCCTTGCTCGCGCGCGCCGGCGACTTGCCGCCCGAGCTGGCGGCGCGTTTGCCGCAGACGTCGTACACGTTGCATCGTCTGCTCGGCTCGGGGCCGGGCGGACGCTTCCGGCACCATCGCGACAATCCGTTGCCATACGACGTCGTGGTGATCGACGAGGCGTCGATGATCGATGTCGCCATGGCCGCGCATCTGCTCGACGCGATCGCGCCGCAGACGCGGCTCGTGATGCTGGGCGACAAGGATCAGCTCGCCGCCGTCGAGGCCGGCGCGGTGTTCGCCGAACTCAGCGCGCGGCCGGCGTTCACGCAACCCGGCTTGCAGCGGATCGCCGACGCATTGGGTATCGACAACGCACGGCTCGCGCAGGCGTTGCCCGACGTCTCGCGCGGTGCCGATGAAGAGCCGGATGCGTTTTTCGCTCACACCGACACCGGTGCGCCGCACGATGCGGCGTCGTCGGCGCCCCATGCCAACAATCCGCTCGCCGATTGCGTCGTCTGGCTCGAGCGCAACTACCGGTTCGGCCTCGACTCGCCGATCGGCCGGCTGTCGGTGGCGATCCGCAACGGCTCGGCTGGCGCGGCGCTCGACGTGCTCGTCATCGATCCGGTCGAAGCGTGCGCCGCGGCGCTACACGAAGACACCCAGGCGACACTCGCCGAGCGCACCGTCGCGCGACTCGCCGCGGGCTTCGCGCCGTATGCCGACGCACTGGCCGAAGCACTCGCCACTGACACGCCGGACCCGCTGCCGTTGTTCGACGCGCTGAACCGTTTCCGGATTTTGTGCGCCACCCGGTCCGGACCCCGTGGCGTCGATCAGGTGAATACGGTCATGGCCGCTCAGGTGCGGCGCTCGGCTGGGGTGACTTTGGCGGTGGGCGCGCATTGGTTCGCCGGGCGTCCGGTGATGGTGACGCGCAATGACTACGCGCTGGGCCTGTTCAACGGCGACATCGGCATTGCATTGCCGGGGGCGGGCGGCGCGTTGCGCGTCTATTTCCGCACCGGCGACGGCGGTCTGCGAGCGGTGTCGCCCGCCGCGCTCCCGCCGCACGATACGGCGTTCGCGCTCACGGTCCACAAGTCGCAAGGCTCGGAGTTCGAGCACGCGGTATTGATGCTGCCGGCGGTATTCAGCCGCGTCTTGTCGCGCGAACTGGTGTACACGGCGATTACCCGGGCGCGTGAGCGGGTCGAAGTGATCGGCTCGCAGGCCGTGCTGGCGCAAGCGATCGCGACGCCCACGCAGCGCGATTCGGGGCTGGCGGCGCGGATCGCGGAAGCGTGGCGTTGA
- a CDS encoding VC0807 family protein, whose product MKLRPGFVLELVVNFLLPWLVYRYSHPHLGETGALIASAVPPILWSLIELVRFRRVDALSVIVVGGIVLSIGAMALGGSPRMLLLRESLVSGAIGVAFLLSLPMRRPLIFYLARASVAREMEGGAARFEALVQERPGLSGALRMMTLVWGVGLTGETALRSWMALTWPIERFLVVSPFIGYGIYGALTVWTVWYRKSLRKRSEPSVPADGVAG is encoded by the coding sequence ATGAAACTCCGTCCGGGTTTTGTGCTGGAACTGGTCGTCAATTTTCTGCTGCCGTGGCTCGTGTACCGGTATTCGCATCCGCATCTTGGCGAGACCGGCGCGCTGATCGCCTCCGCGGTGCCGCCGATCCTCTGGAGCCTGATCGAACTGGTGCGCTTCCGGCGCGTCGACGCGCTCAGCGTGATCGTCGTGGGCGGCATCGTGCTGTCGATCGGCGCCATGGCGCTGGGCGGCAGTCCGCGTATGTTGCTGTTGCGCGAGTCGCTAGTGTCCGGCGCGATCGGCGTGGCGTTTCTGCTGTCTTTGCCAATGCGCCGCCCGCTGATCTTTTACCTCGCGCGCGCCAGCGTCGCGCGTGAAATGGAAGGCGGCGCCGCGCGCTTCGAAGCGCTGGTGCAGGAACGGCCGGGCCTCTCCGGCGCGCTGCGCATGATGACGCTGGTGTGGGGCGTCGGCCTGACCGGCGAAACGGCGCTCAGGTCGTGGATGGCGCTGACGTGGCCGATCGAGCGCTTCCTGGTGGTGTCGCCGTTCATCGGCTACGGCATTTACGGCGCGCTGACGGTCTGGACCGTGTGGTACCGCAAGAGCCTGCGCAAACGCAGCGAACCAAGCGTGCCGGCGGACGGCGTGGCCGGTTAA
- the arfB gene encoding alternative ribosome rescue aminoacyl-tRNA hydrolase ArfB translates to MTSRYPIPPNEIELTAVRAQGAGGQNVNKVSSAIHLRFDVQASSLPEVLKMRLLALSDHRLTRDGVVIIKAQEHRTQEMNRAAALARLDEMIESVSVTRKPRVATRPTRASNRRRLDGKAKRSEIKSGRGRVED, encoded by the coding sequence ATGACTTCCCGCTATCCGATCCCACCGAACGAAATCGAGTTGACCGCCGTACGTGCGCAAGGCGCGGGCGGGCAGAACGTCAATAAGGTGTCGAGCGCCATTCATCTGCGTTTCGACGTACAGGCTTCGTCGTTGCCGGAGGTGTTGAAGATGCGCCTGCTCGCGTTGTCCGACCATCGCTTGACGCGCGACGGCGTGGTGATCATCAAGGCGCAGGAACACCGAACTCAGGAGATGAATCGCGCGGCGGCGCTGGCGCGGCTCGATGAGATGATCGAGAGCGTCAGCGTGACGCGCAAGCCGCGTGTCGCGACCCGGCCCACGCGCGCATCCAATCGGCGGCGGCTGGACGGCAAGGCTAAACGCAGCGAGATCAAATCCGGCCGCGGCCGGGTGGAGGATTGA
- a CDS encoding EAL domain-containing protein produces MPSVSELTLSGLLPHLVRDESGWTATWRALTLHSVFQPVLSVTHQCVVGYEGLLRAFDPVGLPVSPEVLFSGTRSAADARELDRIARCLHVANFMEQGISTGWLFLNTRPQVFETGWPQRTFIDELSAHFGLPQERIVIEVLEQPADDESAVASMLAASQPRDFLIAIDDFGTGFSNFDRVWRFRPDIVKLDRSLVARAGKREGDDSMISHLIAMLHQSGTLVLAEGVETDEELMILMQADVDFVQGFWLGQPKGSVQAACAKVPALIESMWTKFATYEREHAGHQRLGFEGFAESVLAAVDTFKTTGDLRQAAQKIWHLSEARRVFITDGQGEQTQPSVTAASVPPPPLRLAPLYTDTRSNWSRRAYFKHALAAPGRVAMMGPHYSLADGQDCYTAAIAFERDGGTHVLCVDFVPTATTADVRHGGRGGKR; encoded by the coding sequence ATGCCAAGCGTCAGCGAATTGACTCTGAGCGGCCTGCTGCCGCATCTGGTCCGGGACGAGTCCGGCTGGACCGCGACGTGGCGTGCCTTGACACTGCATAGCGTGTTCCAGCCGGTGCTGTCGGTCACGCATCAGTGCGTGGTGGGTTACGAGGGCTTGCTGCGCGCGTTCGATCCGGTCGGCCTGCCGGTCTCGCCTGAAGTCCTCTTCTCCGGCACCCGCTCCGCCGCCGACGCGCGCGAACTCGACCGTATCGCGCGCTGCCTGCATGTGGCGAATTTCATGGAGCAAGGCATCAGCACCGGCTGGCTATTTCTGAATACCCGTCCGCAGGTGTTTGAAACCGGCTGGCCGCAACGCACTTTTATCGATGAACTGTCGGCGCATTTCGGCTTGCCGCAGGAACGCATCGTGATCGAAGTGCTGGAGCAGCCCGCCGACGACGAATCCGCCGTCGCCAGCATGCTCGCCGCGTCGCAACCGCGCGATTTCCTGATCGCGATCGACGACTTCGGCACGGGCTTCTCGAACTTCGACCGCGTGTGGCGCTTCCGTCCGGACATCGTCAAGCTGGACCGATCGCTGGTGGCGCGCGCGGGCAAGCGCGAGGGCGACGATTCGATGATTAGCCATCTGATCGCGATGCTGCATCAGTCCGGCACGCTGGTGCTGGCTGAAGGCGTCGAGACCGACGAAGAGCTGATGATTCTGATGCAGGCCGACGTCGACTTCGTGCAAGGTTTCTGGCTCGGTCAGCCGAAGGGATCGGTGCAGGCGGCCTGCGCCAAAGTGCCGGCGCTGATCGAGTCGATGTGGACCAAGTTCGCCACGTACGAACGCGAGCATGCGGGCCACCAGCGGCTCGGTTTCGAAGGCTTCGCGGAAAGCGTGCTGGCCGCAGTCGACACCTTCAAGACTACCGGCGATCTGCGCCAGGCGGCGCAAAAGATCTGGCATCTGAGCGAAGCGCGCCGGGTATTCATCACCGACGGCCAGGGCGAGCAGACGCAGCCTTCAGTCACGGCGGCCTCGGTGCCGCCGCCACCGCTGCGGCTCGCGCCGCTCTACACCGACACACGCAGCAACTGGTCGCGGCGCGCCTATTTCAAGCATGCGCTCGCCGCACCGGGACGCGTCGCGATGATGGGTCCGCATTATTCGCTGGCTGACGGTCAGGACTGCTATACCGCGGCGATTGCGTTCGAGCGCGACGGCGGGACGCATGTGCTGTGCGTGGATTTTGTACCCACCGCGACCACGGCGGATGTGCGTCATGGCGGGCGCGGCGGTAAGCGTTAG